Part of the Clostridium cylindrosporum DSM 605 genome is shown below.
TAAGATCCTAACTGAACTTGATGAGAAGTGTATGGTTGAGTTTATGGAAAAATATTTAGGTAGAGAAATGAAAGTATTATTCGAAGAGGAAAAAGAAGGAATTTTTATGGGTTATACCGAAAATTATATAAAGATTATTATATCATCAGATACCAGATTAACAGGAAAGATATTGTCATGTAGATTAAATAATATTAGTGGTGATGGTATAATTGGAGAATTAATCTAGTAAATTATCTCTTATCTTATTTGATAGGATTTGTTTAAATAACTTTTGCTAGGAGGTGAGACATATGGATTGTATATTTTGTAAAATAGTTCAAGGGGAAATACCATCAGCAAAGGTATATGAAGATGATAAAGTATATGCTTTTAATGATATTAGTCCAGCTGCCCCTACTCATGTACTTATAATACCAAAGGAGCATATTTCTTCAGCACTTGAGGTAGATGAAAAAAATTCATCACTTATTGGACATATATTTACTGTTGCAAATAAAATAGCAAGGGACCTTGGTATTGATAAAACAGGATTTAGAATAGTTAATAATTGTGGTGAAGATGGGGGACAAACAGTTCATCATATTCATTTTCACTTATTAGGAGGAAGAAGTCTTCAATGGCCACCAGGCTAAAATTTAAGTGAATCTTCCTGTATTATTCATTGACAATATTTGCAGGTCTAATATATAATAGTATATGTGCTATTTATGAGCTTTTTTTCACAGCATCAAATAATTAGCATTTATTTTGCTTAGCGGAGGGAGGGAGATCAGATGTCAGAAATCAAAGTTGGTGAAAATGAATCACTAGAAAGTGCTCTTCGTAGATTCAAAAAGAAGTGTGCGAGAGCAGGAGTTCTTGCGGAAGTTAGAAAAAGAGAACATTACGATAAGCCAAGCGTAAGACGTAAAAAGAAATCAGAGGCTGCAAGAAAGAGAAAGTTTAAGTAATTAGGAAAGAAGGGTGAGAATGTCACTCAAAGATGAATTACAAAACGATTGGAAGGCTGCCCTTAAAGCTAGAGAGTCTTTTAAGGCATCAGTTTTAAACATGGCTAAAGCAGCAATTTTAAATGAAGAAAAGAACAACAAAGGCTCAAGTCTTGACGATGAACAGATAATAACTGTTCTATCTAAAGAAGTTAAGATGAGAAGGGATGCAATTATTGAGTTTGAAAAAGGAAACAGGCAAGATTTAGTCAACTCGACTAATCAAGAAATTGAAATTTTGCTTGGATACCTTCCTCAGCAATTAACTGAAAATGAAATAACTGAAATAGTTACTAATGCTGTGAAAGATGTGGATGCTAAAGACATGAAGGATATGGGCAAAGTAATGTCAATAGTTAATCCTAAGACTAAAGGTAGAGCCGATGGAAAGCTTGTAAGTCAAATAGTAAAAAATTGTCTATCAAAATAGGCATTATGATTAATAACCTGTAGTTTACTACAGGTTATTTTTAATTTATAGGATAACCTAGTAGCACTAAACTTCTTGTATGTAGTTAAAGGTGTTTAAATGGTTATATGGTTCATATACAACCATATTAAACTATGGTAAAATTAGAAATAGAGGTGATTTAAGGTATGAAAAAAAGAAGCATACTATTTTCTTTAATTCTAATTACAATTATTTTTACAATGTTTGGCATAAAAGAATCTTTTGCTGCTGCCTCAGATAAAGGTGTATATGTTATACCGATAAAAGGTGATATTGGGCCATCGGTTGAAACCTTTGTATCAAACCAATTAAAAAAAGCAGAAGATCTTAATATAGATATTATTGTACTTGACATTAATACACTAGGTGGAAAGATTAATTCAACTTTGAACTTACAAGAAACAGTAAAAAAGTATAATTCGAAATTTAAGTTTTATAGTTTTATTAATAATAAGGCGGAATCTGCAGGGGTTATGATTGCACTTTTAGGAGATAAGATATTCATGACAAAGGATGCAACTATTGGATCTGCATCAGTAGTTCCATTTGATGAAAAAAGTAATTCTGCTTGGAGTGCTATGTTAAAGGCACAGGCTGAATCTAAGGGAAAGCCAGGTAGCATTGCTAAGGCAACGGCGGATTATAATATAGAAATCCCCGGAATAAAGGGGAAAGGGACTCTTCTTAATATGACATCAAATGATGCTATAAAGTTAAAATTTGCAGATGGTATAGCAAGTAATATAACAGAAGTTGCTAAAAAAGTAGAGTATAGAGGGGATAAAATTATAGTAGCCGAAAAGGATTTTAAAGTAACCTTATCGGAAATTATATCTAATCAGTATGTATCAATACTTCTTCTTTTACTAGGAATAATAGCATTAATTGCTGAGATGTTTATTCCTTCGTTTGGTATATTAGGAACACTCGGAGCAACGAGTATTGGAGTGTATTTTTTAGGAAATATATTTGCAGGTAATTCAACATGGTGGTCACTTGGAATATTTGTACTTGGAATAATTTTGATTCTTATAGAACTTGGTATTCCTGGATTTGGAGCTGCAGGAATTGGTGGACTTATGTTAATTTCTATTTCTATAGTAATGTCTGCGGAAACAATGAAAATAGGGCTATTTGTTATGATATGCAGTTGGTTAGTAGCTGGTATTGGAATTTATGTGATTATAAAATATGGTTTTAAACGAGGTCTGTTTTCAAAGGTTATTTTAAAGTCTAACCAAGAAGCTAAGGATTTTATATCCTATGACATAAAAAAAGCTGAAAAACTTCTTGGTAAAGAAGGTGTAGCAAGTTCAATGCTAAGACCTTCAGGAATTGCTATTATTGATGGAAATACTATAGATGTACAAACTAATGGAGATTTCATTAAAGAAGGAACACAAATTAAAGTTGATAAAATAGAAGGTAACAAAATCATAGTAAAAAAATTTAATAAATAATGTAAATATAAAAAGGTTTCATAAGTTTTAAATTATGAGACCTTTTGCGTTATTTTACCTATATTAATTGCATATTATTTACTATAACTTTATTAAAGGGTGATCTAATGGTAAAAAAATCAAGTGTAAAAGAAAAAGTTACTGAAAAACTATCTCTTCCAAAGGATATAGTTTTAAATATGCCAAATATTAAAATTCTAGGAGATAAAGAAGTTTTAATTGAAAATCATGGGGGGATTATTGAATATACCGCGGATGTGGTAAAGCTAAAATCTTCTTTGGGAGAAATACTTATTAAAGGGGAAGGATTTCAAATTAAAGACATAAGTGAAGATGATATATATATATTAGGGAAAATAGATTCATTAGGGTTTATAAAGTAGTAACAATCAATACAGGTGGTGGATATGGGTAACTTCAAAGATTTTATAAGGGGAGAAATAAAAGTAAAAGTAGAGTCTTTAGAAATTGAAAGATTTATAAATATGGCTACAAAGGGTAAAATAAGAATGTGGAATGTTTGTAGAGAAGATTTTACCACAATTTCATTTACTATGTTTCAGGATCAATATAAACTTTTAAAAAGAATAGTTAGAAAAACAGGCTCAAGAACAAAGGTAACCAAGAAAAATGGAATGAATTTTATTTTAAATAAAATAAATAGAAGAAAGTTTTTTATTATAGGAGTAAATTTATTTTTAATACTTATATTTGTGTTCTCTAGTATGATACTAAGAATAGAGATACAAGGGAATAAGAAAGTTGATAACAAAGTAATTATTGAGTCTTTAGAAAAGCATGGAATAAATTATGGAAAATTAAAGTTTGGAATTAAGTTAAGGGATATAGAGGCTAAGGTTCTTAAAGATTTAAAAGAGGTGTCAGTTGTAACTATAAAGTTTATTGGTACTAAGGCTATAGTAAATGTAGTTGAAAGAACAATGCCTCCTGAAATGGACTTAATTGAAACTCCAAGAGATATAATTTCAACTAAGGAAGGTGTTATAAGTAAAATAACAGCACTTAAAGGTCAGAGTGTAGTTACAATTGGAGATTATGTTAAAAAAGGGGATACTCTCATTTCAGGTATAGTAAGAGATGCGGAAGGTGTACCTATTAGAGTGGCTGAATCTACCGGTGAGGTTATAGCTAAGACTTGGTATGAAATAGAAGAGAATGTAGATCTTAATCATAAAGAAGAAAAGTTTACCGGGAGAGAAACAAAGCGTACATATTTTAATCTATTTAACAAAACATTAGCATTTAAATATAAGAATAAATATCCACAATATAATAAAATACAAGACACTAAAAATTACGAAATTATGGGATATAGATTACCAATTGAGAAGGTCTCAGAGATTTATAAAGAGAAAATTATAACAGAAAGAAAAATAAGTGAAGATGAAGCTATAAAAATATTAATAGAAAAAATAGATTCTAAAGCTAAAAAAGTGATTCCAAAAGAAGGATTAATTGTAGATAAACAAGAAAGTAAAGAGATATCAGAGAATGGTATAAAACTTAAAATAATTTTTATTGTAGAGGAAAAGATAGGGGAAGGAAAAGATATTTCTCCTGGGGTTATAAAAGAGGAACAGGAAAAGGAAGAAGCAAAGAAAATACAACCAGAATAGAATGGAGGGTCATCTGAATAATGGAAAGTAGAATTCAAATTGAAAAAGTTGAAGATGTGATTAATATATTTGGTAAATTCGATGAGAACATTAAAATAATAGAGCAAACATTTAATGTTACAGTAGTTAATAGAGAAAGTGAAATAAAGATTACAGGAACATCAGGAGTAGATCTTGCATCAAAATGTATTTTGAAACTTTTAGATATTGTGAAAAGAGGAGAGGCAATTAACCTACATACAGTAAACTACATTATAAGTCTTATAATGGAAGAAAATGAAGGTGCTATAGACAAGATACTTAAGGATGTTATACTTGTAACCCCAAGAGGAAAATATATAAAGTGTAAAACTATAGGGCAACAAAATTATATAGAAGCAATAAATAAACACGATGTTGTGTTTGGTATTGGACCTGCTGGGACAGGAAAAACATACCTTGCTATTGCAATGGCAGTTAAAATGTTAAAGGAAAGAAAGGTAGGAAAGATTATCTTAACAAGACCTGCAGTTGAAGCTGGGGAAAGATTAGGATTTTTACCAGGAGACCTTCAAGAGAAAATAGATCCATACCTAAGACCTTTATATGATGCTCTTTATGATACTTTAGGTCCTGAAACATTCCAAAAATATATGGAATCAGGAATAATAGAAGTTGCGCCTCTAGCTTATATGAGAGGAAGAACACTTGATGATAGTTTTATAATACTAGATGAAGCCCAAAATACAACACCTGAGCAAATGAAGATGTTTTTAACTAGATTTGGTTATGGATCAAGAATTGTTGTAACCGGTGATATTACACAGGTAGACTTGGGTCAGGGAAAACTTTCAGGGCTAAAGCAGGTAACAAAGGTTCTAAAAGACGTAGAGGGAATAGAGATGGTTTATTTTTCACATAAAGATGTTGTAAGACATAAGTTAGTTATGCAAATAATAAAAGCATATGAAAAATGGGATAAAGATAGAGAGAGTAAAAAAGAAGAAAAAGAAAGTAGTGAAGAATAAAAGAGTTGCGGTATAGACTTTAGTTTATACCGTATTTTCTTATAGTCACTGTCTTGTGTAAAGGGATTAAAAGCATTAAAATAAAGAAGAAAAGCATACCAAAGGAGATAATTAATGATTTTATTTGATAATAGACAAGATAAGGAAAACTTTGATAACAATATGGAAAGTTTAATAGAAAAGGTTATAAAAGAATCTCTTTTAATAGAGCAATTTAAATTAGACTATGAAATAAGTGTTAGTTTAGTTGATAATGAAGAAATTAGAGATATTAACAGAGAGTTTAGAGGAATAGATAGGTCTACAGATGTATTATCATTTCCTATGATAGAGTATAATGGAGTGTACTATACCTCGAATTATGAGTTTAACAAAATAGATATTGATCCAGATGGAAAGATAACTCTTGGAGACATTGTTTTATCACTTGAAAGAGCTAGAGAACAATCCTTAGAATATGGACACAGCTTTAGTAGGGAAGTGGCTTTTCTTACAGTTCACTCAGTGCTTCATCTTTTAGGTCATGATCATGAAGTAGAGGATGAAAGGAAGATAATGAGAGAAAAGGAAGAAAAAATACTTAATAGCCTTTCTTATAATAGATAGATAGAAGGTGGTATAAGTGAAAATAAAAAAGACTATAGACAGTTTTAATTACGCAATAGAAGGGATAATTTACGCAGTAAGAACCCAAAGAAATATGAAAATTCATTTAGTTACTGCAACACTTATTCTTATATTTAGTCTCTTTTTTGATTTCTCAAAGATAGAGATGTTAATTTTATTCCTTACAATAACACTTGTAGTTGTTTTAGAGTTAATTAATACCGCTATAGAGGCAGCGATAGATGTTACTGCCAATTATTATCATCCGCTTGCTAAAATTTCTAAGAATGTTGCAGCAGGTGCAGTTTTGATTTCTGCCATTAATGCAATGGCTGTAGGGTATCTGCTTTTTTTTGATAAATTAAAACCTATTACAAATACAGTGCTTATAAAGATTAAGCAATCAGATACAACTGTTGTTTTTATTTGTCTTCTAATTGTAACAATCGTAACTGTAGTGGTTAA
Proteins encoded:
- a CDS encoding histidine triad nucleotide-binding protein; the encoded protein is MDCIFCKIVQGEIPSAKVYEDDKVYAFNDISPAAPTHVLIIPKEHISSALEVDEKNSSLIGHIFTVANKIARDLGIDKTGFRIVNNCGEDGGQTVHHIHFHLLGGRSLQWPPG
- the rpsU gene encoding 30S ribosomal protein S21, with the protein product MSEIKVGENESLESALRRFKKKCARAGVLAEVRKREHYDKPSVRRKKKSEAARKRKFK
- a CDS encoding GatB/YqeY domain-containing protein, which gives rise to MSLKDELQNDWKAALKARESFKASVLNMAKAAILNEEKNNKGSSLDDEQIITVLSKEVKMRRDAIIEFEKGNRQDLVNSTNQEIEILLGYLPQQLTENEITEIVTNAVKDVDAKDMKDMGKVMSIVNPKTKGRADGKLVSQIVKNCLSK
- a CDS encoding NfeD family protein, giving the protein MKKRSILFSLILITIIFTMFGIKESFAAASDKGVYVIPIKGDIGPSVETFVSNQLKKAEDLNIDIIVLDINTLGGKINSTLNLQETVKKYNSKFKFYSFINNKAESAGVMIALLGDKIFMTKDATIGSASVVPFDEKSNSAWSAMLKAQAESKGKPGSIAKATADYNIEIPGIKGKGTLLNMTSNDAIKLKFADGIASNITEVAKKVEYRGDKIIVAEKDFKVTLSEIISNQYVSILLLLLGIIALIAEMFIPSFGILGTLGATSIGVYFLGNIFAGNSTWWSLGIFVLGIILILIELGIPGFGAAGIGGLMLISISIVMSAETMKIGLFVMICSWLVAGIGIYVIIKYGFKRGLFSKVILKSNQEAKDFISYDIKKAEKLLGKEGVASSMLRPSGIAIIDGNTIDVQTNGDFIKEGTQIKVDKIEGNKIIVKKFNK
- the yqfC gene encoding sporulation protein YqfC, giving the protein MVKKSSVKEKVTEKLSLPKDIVLNMPNIKILGDKEVLIENHGGIIEYTADVVKLKSSLGEILIKGEGFQIKDISEDDIYILGKIDSLGFIK
- the yqfD gene encoding sporulation protein YqfD, coding for MGNFKDFIRGEIKVKVESLEIERFINMATKGKIRMWNVCREDFTTISFTMFQDQYKLLKRIVRKTGSRTKVTKKNGMNFILNKINRRKFFIIGVNLFLILIFVFSSMILRIEIQGNKKVDNKVIIESLEKHGINYGKLKFGIKLRDIEAKVLKDLKEVSVVTIKFIGTKAIVNVVERTMPPEMDLIETPRDIISTKEGVISKITALKGQSVVTIGDYVKKGDTLISGIVRDAEGVPIRVAESTGEVIAKTWYEIEENVDLNHKEEKFTGRETKRTYFNLFNKTLAFKYKNKYPQYNKIQDTKNYEIMGYRLPIEKVSEIYKEKIITERKISEDEAIKILIEKIDSKAKKVIPKEGLIVDKQESKEISENGIKLKIIFIVEEKIGEGKDISPGVIKEEQEKEEAKKIQPE
- a CDS encoding PhoH family protein, producing the protein MESRIQIEKVEDVINIFGKFDENIKIIEQTFNVTVVNRESEIKITGTSGVDLASKCILKLLDIVKRGEAINLHTVNYIISLIMEENEGAIDKILKDVILVTPRGKYIKCKTIGQQNYIEAINKHDVVFGIGPAGTGKTYLAIAMAVKMLKERKVGKIILTRPAVEAGERLGFLPGDLQEKIDPYLRPLYDALYDTLGPETFQKYMESGIIEVAPLAYMRGRTLDDSFIILDEAQNTTPEQMKMFLTRFGYGSRIVVTGDITQVDLGQGKLSGLKQVTKVLKDVEGIEMVYFSHKDVVRHKLVMQIIKAYEKWDKDRESKKEEKESSEE
- the ybeY gene encoding rRNA maturation RNase YbeY produces the protein MILFDNRQDKENFDNNMESLIEKVIKESLLIEQFKLDYEISVSLVDNEEIRDINREFRGIDRSTDVLSFPMIEYNGVYYTSNYEFNKIDIDPDGKITLGDIVLSLERAREQSLEYGHSFSREVAFLTVHSVLHLLGHDHEVEDERKIMREKEEKILNSLSYNR
- a CDS encoding diacylglycerol kinase gives rise to the protein MKIKKTIDSFNYAIEGIIYAVRTQRNMKIHLVTATLILIFSLFFDFSKIEMLILFLTITLVVVLELINTAIEAAIDVTANYYHPLAKISKNVAAGAVLISAINAMAVGYLLFFDKLKPITNTVLIKIKQSDTTVVFICLLIVTIVTVVVKAIYGEGTPLKGGMPSGHSALSFGSATAISLLTQDMLIITLCYFLALLVAQSRVEAKVHTIYQTIIGGIYGTLITILIFKLF